The following are from one region of the Hymenobacter radiodurans genome:
- a CDS encoding FtsK/SpoIIIE family DNA translocase, producing MAKNTYKQPITPPARGNEPRPSARPATRPTPAPDPAPAPRENSRRNEAGPKPAAKAAIKAPKPPRQWPKLPSLGGIFSFVRDRRFQLFLGFFFLLGSIYLTIAFVSFLFTGHADQSVVGSLATTPAKEAGQESGNWLGLLGAMAAQVLIYKGFGVAAFAVIPIVFFLGYKIVFRRAGIGVSLSYVIALCLFSMLWLSALLGYVVLTLQTPDADPNLAHTLDFLSGGIGYEVAYWLDSLIGWGTVLLLAFLLISFVVFFFNVTSLNMGTAAEEEADAASPNASTDGLDLYGRTGLGVNHGADPTASLDAEESEIAPQMTLRNIKPVARREPEEGVAPQFTSTIGEDESDELEVEVPSYTGSVASPSFSVTAPAGESLPLSVAPSVATSSAAALAASAASISGPSFSVEMPVDAEVAPVSSRVPTPLSLADLADGTAAAPSSPPLTVAPATPAETPPIAITVADDDDFFAEGTENYDPTLDLSRYQYPTLELLNDYGAAKAQVSKEELEDNKDRIVETLGHYGINIASIKATIGPTVTLYEIVPDAGVRISKIKSLEDDIALSLAALGIRIIAPIPGKGTIGIEVPNTKKEMVSIRSVLSHEKFRTSEMDLPIAFGRTITNEVFVADLAKMPHLLMAGATGQGKSVGLNVILASLIYKRHPSQLKFVLVDPKKVELSIFNKIERHFLAKLPDTEEAIITDTKKVVNTLNSLCMEMDRRYDLLKDAGCRNLKEYNRKFVERRLSPKKGHRFMPFIVLVIDELADLMMTAGKEVETPIARLAQLARAIGIHLIVATQRPSVNVITGIIKANFPCRISFKVTSKIDSRTILDTGGADQLVGQGDMLFSAGSDLIRVQCAFIDTPEVDRLCDFVGEQQGYPEAYLLPEVAGAEGDTGGNNEDFDPASRDSMFEEAARVIVTHQQGSTSLLQRRLKLGYNRAGRLIDQLEHAGVVGPFEGSKAREVLIPDEYSLEQLLNNLNKS from the coding sequence ATGGCAAAGAATACATATAAACAACCCATCACTCCGCCGGCCCGCGGCAACGAGCCCCGCCCGTCCGCCCGTCCCGCCACGCGCCCAACGCCCGCGCCAGACCCCGCTCCGGCGCCCCGCGAGAATAGTCGCCGCAATGAGGCTGGTCCAAAACCAGCAGCTAAGGCTGCTATCAAAGCCCCGAAACCGCCGCGCCAATGGCCGAAGCTGCCTTCATTGGGGGGCATTTTTAGCTTTGTGCGCGACCGTCGCTTTCAACTCTTTCTCGGTTTTTTCTTCCTGCTAGGGTCCATTTACCTCACTATTGCCTTCGTGTCGTTCCTGTTTACGGGCCACGCCGATCAGAGCGTAGTGGGTAGCTTGGCCACCACGCCCGCCAAGGAAGCGGGGCAAGAATCGGGTAACTGGCTGGGCCTGTTAGGGGCAATGGCCGCGCAGGTGCTCATTTATAAAGGCTTTGGGGTAGCCGCGTTTGCGGTCATTCCGATCGTCTTCTTCTTGGGGTATAAAATCGTGTTCCGACGGGCAGGAATAGGCGTGTCGCTCAGCTACGTTATTGCCTTGTGCCTGTTTTCGATGCTGTGGCTGAGTGCTTTGCTTGGCTACGTGGTACTTACCCTCCAAACCCCCGACGCCGACCCAAACCTGGCGCATACCCTCGATTTTTTGAGTGGCGGCATCGGGTACGAAGTAGCCTACTGGCTCGATAGCCTGATTGGCTGGGGCACGGTACTACTGCTGGCATTTTTGCTGATTTCCTTCGTGGTCTTCTTCTTTAATGTTACCAGTCTGAACATGGGAACGGCTGCCGAAGAGGAAGCAGATGCCGCGAGCCCCAACGCAAGCACCGATGGATTAGATCTGTATGGTCGCACCGGCCTTGGCGTGAATCACGGGGCTGACCCCACCGCCTCACTCGATGCTGAAGAGTCCGAAATTGCCCCCCAGATGACGCTGCGCAACATAAAGCCCGTCGCTAGGAGGGAACCGGAGGAGGGAGTTGCGCCTCAGTTTACCTCAACAATAGGGGAGGACGAAAGTGATGAGTTGGAAGTGGAAGTTCCGTCATATACAGGTTCGGTTGCCTCTCCATCTTTCAGCGTAACAGCGCCAGCCGGCGAGTCCCTACCGTTGTCGGTTGCGCCCAGCGTGGCCACGTCGAGCGCGGCAGCATTGGCTGCTTCGGCTGCTAGCATCAGCGGACCTAGCTTCTCCGTTGAAATGCCGGTTGATGCCGAGGTAGCTCCCGTAAGTAGCCGTGTACCTACGCCGCTTTCCCTAGCTGATCTGGCTGATGGCACTGCTGCTGCGCCCAGTTCACCACCTTTAACTGTTGCCCCGGCAACTCCCGCCGAAACGCCCCCCATAGCTATCACCGTGGCCGATGACGACGATTTCTTCGCCGAGGGCACGGAGAACTACGACCCCACGCTTGACCTCTCGCGCTACCAATATCCAACCCTAGAACTACTCAACGACTACGGTGCCGCCAAAGCCCAGGTGAGCAAGGAGGAACTAGAGGACAACAAAGACCGCATCGTTGAAACGCTGGGGCACTATGGCATCAACATCGCCAGCATCAAAGCCACCATCGGCCCCACGGTGACGCTGTATGAGATTGTGCCGGATGCCGGCGTGCGCATCTCCAAGATTAAGAGCTTGGAAGATGATATTGCCCTGAGTTTGGCGGCCTTAGGTATTCGCATCATTGCGCCTATCCCGGGTAAAGGAACCATTGGTATTGAGGTGCCGAATACCAAGAAGGAAATGGTGAGCATCCGTTCGGTGCTGAGCCACGAGAAGTTTCGCACGAGCGAAATGGACCTGCCCATTGCCTTCGGCCGCACGATTACCAACGAAGTGTTTGTGGCCGATTTGGCTAAAATGCCACACTTACTCATGGCTGGTGCTACAGGTCAGGGTAAGTCAGTGGGCTTGAACGTGATTCTGGCATCATTGATTTACAAGCGTCATCCTTCGCAGTTGAAGTTTGTGCTTGTCGATCCTAAAAAGGTGGAATTGAGCATCTTCAACAAGATAGAGCGCCACTTCCTAGCTAAACTCCCCGACACGGAAGAAGCCATCATCACCGACACAAAAAAGGTGGTGAACACGCTCAACTCCTTATGTATGGAGATGGATCGGCGCTACGACCTATTAAAGGATGCTGGCTGCCGCAACCTGAAGGAGTACAACCGCAAGTTTGTAGAGCGTCGGCTTAGCCCTAAAAAAGGCCACCGGTTCATGCCATTCATTGTGCTGGTTATCGATGAGTTGGCCGACTTGATGATGACAGCAGGGAAGGAGGTGGAAACACCCATCGCGCGTCTGGCTCAATTGGCGCGTGCCATTGGTATTCACCTGATTGTAGCTACGCAGCGGCCTTCCGTGAACGTAATCACCGGTATTATCAAGGCCAACTTTCCGTGCCGCATCTCTTTCAAAGTAACTTCCAAGATTGACTCCCGCACCATTCTGGACACCGGTGGCGCCGATCAGTTGGTCGGGCAAGGCGACATGCTGTTCTCAGCCGGCTCCGATCTGATTCGGGTGCAGTGCGCATTTATTGATACGCCCGAAGTAGATCGTCTTTGCGACTTCGTGGGTGAGCAACAAGGCTATCCGGAAGCGTATTTGCTGCCTGAAGTGGCTGGTGCCGAAGGTGATACGGGCGGTAACAACGAAGACTTTGATCCGGCTTCCCGCGACAGTATGTTCGAGGAAGCTGCCCGCGTTATCGTGACGCATCAGCAAGGCAGTACCTCGCTGCTCCAACGTCGTCTGAAACTAGGATATAACCGCGCCGGACGCCTGATTGACCAACTTGAACACGCTGGCGTCGTAGGACCATTCGAGGGCAGCAAAGCCCGTGAGGTATTAATTCCGGACGAGTACAGTTTGGAGCAATTATTGAATAACCTGAACAAAAGTTAG
- the xerD gene encoding site-specific tyrosine recombinase XerD has translation MNWSVSLKQFEGYLQLEKSLSGNSVEAYVRDVGKLRQYLEISKLPANPEQVTTRILRDFLAWLGELGLGATSQARTLSGIKAFYSFLIMEDMLLLDPTDTLEAPKIGRKLPDTLAYEEITQLLDAVDVSTNEGTRNRAILEVLYSSGLRVSELTELRLSNLYADQGFVRVTGKGNKERLVPIGRDALKHLNIYLTGVRCHLDIERGHEDFVFLNRRGAKLSRVMIFNIIKALADKAGIRKTISPHTFRHSFATHLIEGGADLRAVQEMLGHESITTTEIYTHLDRDYLKQVITEFHPRS, from the coding sequence TTGAATTGGTCCGTCAGCCTCAAGCAATTTGAAGGCTATTTACAACTCGAAAAGTCATTATCAGGCAATAGTGTGGAGGCGTATGTGCGGGATGTGGGCAAATTGCGGCAGTACCTAGAAATATCGAAACTCCCGGCTAACCCAGAGCAGGTAACAACTCGTATTCTACGCGATTTTCTGGCTTGGTTGGGAGAGTTGGGCCTTGGGGCTACTTCCCAAGCCCGTACGCTTTCCGGTATCAAAGCCTTTTATAGCTTCCTTATTATGGAGGATATGCTGCTGCTCGACCCAACTGATACGCTGGAGGCGCCTAAAATTGGCCGTAAGCTGCCTGATACCTTGGCGTATGAAGAAATAACACAATTGTTGGATGCAGTGGACGTGAGCACCAACGAGGGCACTCGCAACCGCGCCATCCTGGAAGTGCTGTACTCCTCAGGCCTGCGTGTATCCGAACTGACGGAGCTGCGCTTGTCCAATTTGTATGCTGATCAGGGCTTTGTGCGCGTCACGGGCAAAGGCAATAAGGAACGCCTCGTGCCCATTGGCCGCGATGCCCTCAAGCACCTGAATATATACCTCACTGGTGTGCGCTGCCATCTCGACATTGAGCGCGGTCACGAGGATTTCGTGTTTTTGAATCGGCGGGGGGCAAAATTGTCGCGGGTGATGATCTTTAACATCATCAAAGCGCTGGCCGACAAAGCGGGAATTCGCAAAACTATAAGCCCACATACGTTCCGACACAGCTTTGCTACCCACCTTATTGAAGGCGGTGCCGACCTGCGCGCCGTGCAGGAAATGCTGGGCCACGAAAGCATTACCACTACTGAAATTTACACCCACCTCGATCGGGATTACCTCAAGCAGGTTATAACTGAGTTTCACCCGCGCAGCTAA
- the aroQ gene encoding type II 3-dehydroquinate dehydratase — protein sequence MKIIIINGPNLNLLGRREPGIYGNRSFEDFLPDLHEAFPAIKLEYFQSSHEGELIDKLHEVGFTFHGIVLNAGGYTHTSVALADAVAAINTPVIEVHLSNLAAREEFRQKSLLGKHCVGTITGFKLDSYRLALHYFEGLRPKRVGFKV from the coding sequence ATGAAAATCATCATCATCAACGGTCCCAACCTCAACTTATTGGGTCGCCGCGAACCGGGCATCTATGGCAACCGCTCTTTCGAGGACTTTCTGCCTGATTTGCACGAGGCATTTCCCGCCATTAAGCTCGAGTATTTTCAGTCGAGCCACGAAGGCGAGCTAATTGATAAGCTGCATGAAGTGGGCTTCACTTTTCATGGCATTGTGCTCAACGCCGGCGGGTACACGCATACCAGCGTTGCCCTAGCCGATGCCGTGGCCGCTATCAATACGCCTGTAATAGAGGTACATCTGTCTAACCTGGCAGCCCGCGAAGAGTTTCGGCAGAAAAGTTTACTGGGCAAACATTGCGTCGGCACTATCACCGGCTTCAAGCTCGACAGCTACCGGCTGGCCCTGCATTATTTTGAAGGATTACGGCCCAAGCGCGTTGGTTTTAAGGTGTAA
- a CDS encoding MarC family protein: MFSLKEIFSVTLTLFAIIDILGSIPIIIQIRQREGKVHSEKATLVAGALMVIFLFLGQSILSLFGVDFQSFALAGAIIIFLIGMEMILGIELFRNDPLAASGSIVPLAFPIIVGAGTMTTLLSLRAAYSLPNVLVGIALNLVFVYAVLKSSAWIERKLGKAGEDILRRVFGVILLAIAIKLFKANF, from the coding sequence ATGTTTTCACTCAAAGAAATCTTCTCCGTCACGCTTACGCTGTTCGCTATCATTGATATTTTGGGCTCCATTCCCATTATTATTCAGATCCGGCAGCGTGAGGGCAAAGTGCATTCCGAGAAAGCCACGTTGGTAGCGGGGGCACTCATGGTGATCTTCCTATTTCTCGGCCAAAGCATTTTGTCCTTATTTGGTGTTGACTTTCAATCGTTTGCCTTAGCCGGCGCCATCATCATCTTCCTCATTGGCATGGAGATGATTCTGGGCATTGAGCTATTCCGCAACGATCCACTGGCGGCGTCGGGCTCCATCGTGCCTCTTGCTTTCCCCATCATCGTAGGGGCCGGCACCATGACCACCTTACTCTCGCTGCGGGCGGCGTATTCCTTGCCTAATGTACTGGTAGGCATCGCGCTGAATCTTGTCTTTGTATACGCGGTACTCAAAAGCAGCGCTTGGATTGAGCGCAAGCTCGGCAAGGCCGGAGAAGACATTCTACGCCGCGTTTTCGGGGTGATTCTGCTAGCAATTGCTATTAAGCTATTCAAAGCCAACTTTTAA
- the rnhA gene encoding ribonuclease HI, with protein sequence MIYLFTDGSSRGNPGPGGYGAILRFGRHEKELTEGFRLTTNNRMELLAVIVGLEAVTRPEMPITVVTDSKYVVDAVEKRWVFGWAMKPDFGKKANEDLWRRFLKVYKQRTVHFRWVRGHNGHPENERCDRLAVFSATQGKLLVDEGYELIEAKR encoded by the coding sequence ATGATTTATCTTTTTACCGACGGGTCGTCCCGCGGAAACCCTGGTCCGGGCGGCTATGGTGCCATTCTACGCTTCGGCCGACATGAGAAAGAGCTTACTGAAGGCTTTCGGCTCACCACAAATAACCGAATGGAGCTACTTGCAGTAATTGTTGGTTTGGAAGCTGTTACGCGTCCCGAAATGCCCATCACCGTAGTCACCGACTCGAAATATGTGGTTGATGCCGTTGAGAAGCGTTGGGTATTCGGTTGGGCGATGAAGCCTGATTTTGGCAAGAAAGCTAATGAAGACCTCTGGCGTCGCTTCCTAAAGGTATATAAGCAACGCACGGTACATTTTCGCTGGGTGCGTGGCCACAATGGCCACCCCGAGAATGAGCGCTGCGACCGACTAGCTGTATTCAGTGCTACCCAAGGCAAACTACTCGTGGATGAAGGCTATGAGCTTATTGAGGCTAAACGGTAA
- a CDS encoding acyltransferase family protein, which yields MVYLHHYNPGQLIFNSPFLKSVFHEFHVGVTIFFTLSGFLITERYFITDVVSIKNIKTYLINRFARIYPLYIILTLPVFFIAFYNVGFSRYYLYALILNITLLKSLSLEYAFTGLPQAWSLTVEECFYFFAIFFFAALNAPRFSKAIVWVSAIVLLPATGFVLVKIFNYLHLPFFENMSFVAYTTFFGRFFEFFIGAGLALLLKKVKTNHYLPFLTYGGIILFSLGVFALTKIKIAYEANFGISPPIGITVNNLYLPLCIAIIFMGLLREKSLVSTFLSTKPLSVLGKSSYAFYLIHMGLIHELLSPYFNEESVLGAVAIYLVLVVLAIALYFFFEEPVNKKIKSLTSRHNWPTPTSSSSNSALSKASVR from the coding sequence ATGGTCTATTTGCACCATTATAATCCGGGGCAACTAATATTTAACAGTCCTTTTTTAAAATCTGTGTTTCACGAATTCCACGTAGGAGTAACAATTTTCTTTACACTTAGTGGTTTTCTTATTACGGAAAGATATTTTATTACAGATGTAGTATCCATCAAAAATATAAAAACATATCTTATCAATCGATTTGCGAGGATATACCCCTTGTATATTATTTTGACTCTTCCAGTCTTCTTTATTGCTTTTTATAATGTGGGTTTTAGTAGATACTATTTATATGCGCTTATCCTAAACATTACACTTCTTAAGAGTTTATCGTTAGAATATGCATTCACCGGGTTGCCCCAAGCTTGGTCGCTAACCGTGGAGGAGTGTTTCTACTTTTTTGCCATATTCTTTTTCGCAGCTCTAAATGCCCCCCGATTCAGTAAAGCTATAGTTTGGGTATCAGCTATAGTTTTACTACCCGCGACAGGGTTTGTACTGGTCAAAATCTTTAACTATCTGCACTTACCATTCTTTGAGAATATGTCTTTTGTGGCATACACCACTTTTTTTGGCCGCTTCTTCGAGTTTTTTATTGGCGCTGGTTTAGCGTTATTACTAAAGAAAGTAAAAACTAATCATTATTTACCTTTTCTCACGTACGGAGGCATTATATTATTTTCACTTGGCGTGTTTGCATTAACAAAAATAAAAATAGCGTACGAAGCCAATTTTGGTATAAGCCCACCCATTGGTATTACAGTAAATAACCTTTATCTACCTTTATGCATAGCCATTATATTTATGGGATTACTCAGAGAAAAAAGCCTAGTATCAACGTTCTTATCTACCAAACCATTATCTGTACTTGGGAAAAGCTCTTATGCATTTTACCTGATTCATATGGGCCTTATTCATGAGTTACTGTCGCCTTATTTCAATGAGGAATCAGTATTAGGAGCTGTGGCCATTTATTTAGTCCTTGTAGTGTTAGCAATAGCTTTGTATTTCTTTTTCGAAGAGCCAGTAAATAAAAAAATCAAATCACTTACTTCTCGTCACAATTGGCCAACTCCTACTTCCAGTTCAAGCAATTCCGCATTGAGCAAGGCCAGTGTGCGATGA
- a CDS encoding tRNA1(Val) (adenine(37)-N6)-methyltransferase: MANSYFQFKQFRIEQGQCAMKVCTDACVLGAAAYLCEDTRLLDIGTGTGLLALMAAQRNPTIRIDAVEIDELAATQAIDNVRASPWPERIKVHAMSLAQFAGTQPEPFDHIISNPPFFRHSLRSPDVARTTARHTATDTLSFEALLAFTAQYLTHSGRLTILLPPPEMHHFEQTAALGSFFPSVQLELHHRLGSRANRHITTFTRMPVATKSHSLAIYTDTGSAYSPEFKALLRDFYLAF, encoded by the coding sequence TTGGCCAACTCCTACTTCCAGTTCAAGCAATTCCGCATTGAGCAAGGCCAGTGTGCGATGAAGGTGTGCACCGATGCCTGTGTGCTCGGTGCGGCGGCCTACTTATGTGAGGATACTCGCCTCTTGGATATCGGCACGGGTACTGGGCTGTTGGCCTTAATGGCCGCCCAGCGAAATCCTACTATTCGGATAGACGCAGTTGAAATAGATGAACTGGCGGCCACACAAGCGATTGATAACGTGAGGGCTAGTCCTTGGCCAGAGCGCATCAAGGTTCACGCAATGAGTTTAGCTCAATTTGCTGGTACCCAACCAGAACCTTTCGATCATATTATCTCTAACCCGCCTTTTTTTCGGCATTCCCTGCGCTCCCCTGACGTAGCCCGGACAACGGCCCGCCACACCGCCACTGATACGTTATCCTTTGAGGCACTACTTGCCTTCACTGCACAATATCTGACCCACAGCGGTCGGCTTACTATACTATTGCCTCCGCCGGAAATGCACCATTTCGAACAAACGGCAGCCTTGGGGAGCTTTTTTCCTAGCGTGCAGCTGGAATTGCATCATCGCTTGGGTAGCCGAGCCAACCGCCATATTACTACCTTCACCCGAATGCCAGTGGCTACTAAAAGTCACAGTCTGGCCATCTACACTGATACTGGGTCAGCGTATTCTCCCGAATTCAAGGCTTTGCTACGCGACTTTTATCTGGCTTTCTGA
- a CDS encoding saccharopine dehydrogenase family protein translates to MKNILLLGAGRSASSLINYLLRHAPSEGWYLTVADVQPAHLVPILVAHTEYARVVPFDIQNDVLLNELVAAADIVISMLPAAFHPMVARACLHHGRHLATASYATDEIRALDAEAQAAGVTLLMECGLDPGLDHMSAMQAISDIKARGGQLLSFKSYCGGLLTPESEGDNPWRYKFTWNPRNVVLAGQSTAKYLENGRPHFIPYQQLFRRFEVLEVPGYGQFEGYANRDSLNYRAPYGLDTIPTILRGTLRRPGYCAAWNALVRLGLTDDTVHLGNTADWTWQQLIAAYLPPAAAVGGNLATHFADYLELNPEGEEMRLLSWLGLFKHVAVGLPNATPAQLLEHLLTEKWRLQPGDRDLIVMQHLFKFTLQGKRYRRTSSLVVPGDDATHTAMAKTVGLPLGMAVRRLTRGLVPQRGVVIPTHADLYEPILAELEAEYGIQFQEEESELPD, encoded by the coding sequence TTGAAAAATATTCTGCTGCTCGGGGCCGGTCGTTCGGCGTCTTCTCTGATAAACTACCTCTTGCGCCATGCGCCCAGTGAGGGCTGGTACCTCACCGTGGCCGATGTGCAGCCAGCTCATTTGGTGCCCATACTCGTAGCGCACACCGAATACGCCCGCGTAGTACCATTTGATATTCAGAATGATGTGCTACTGAATGAATTAGTAGCTGCCGCTGATATAGTGATATCCATGCTGCCCGCGGCGTTTCATCCGATGGTAGCTCGCGCTTGCTTACACCACGGCCGTCACCTAGCCACCGCCAGCTACGCCACCGACGAAATTCGGGCCTTGGATGCAGAAGCCCAGGCTGCCGGCGTCACGCTGCTGATGGAGTGTGGCCTCGACCCCGGCCTCGATCATATGTCGGCGATGCAGGCCATAAGTGATATTAAAGCTCGCGGGGGGCAATTATTATCTTTCAAATCCTACTGTGGCGGCTTGCTTACCCCCGAGTCGGAAGGGGATAATCCGTGGCGATACAAGTTTACCTGGAACCCGCGCAATGTGGTATTAGCTGGGCAAAGTACCGCCAAATACCTTGAAAATGGTCGGCCTCATTTTATTCCGTATCAACAGCTATTTCGCCGCTTTGAGGTGTTGGAAGTGCCCGGCTACGGACAGTTTGAGGGCTACGCTAACCGCGATTCGCTCAATTACCGCGCGCCGTATGGCCTCGATACTATCCCGACCATTTTGCGCGGCACCCTACGCCGGCCGGGCTATTGTGCTGCCTGGAATGCTTTGGTGCGCCTCGGCCTCACCGACGACACCGTGCATTTGGGAAATACAGCCGATTGGACGTGGCAACAACTTATTGCTGCCTATTTGCCTCCCGCCGCTGCCGTGGGGGGCAATTTGGCAACACACTTTGCCGATTATCTAGAGTTGAATCCGGAAGGGGAGGAAATGCGACTGCTCAGCTGGCTCGGGCTATTCAAGCATGTAGCGGTTGGCCTCCCCAATGCCACGCCCGCCCAGCTACTGGAGCATTTACTGACCGAAAAATGGCGTCTCCAGCCCGGCGACCGCGACTTGATTGTGATGCAGCACCTGTTTAAGTTTACGTTGCAGGGCAAACGATACCGGCGTACCTCCTCGCTGGTTGTGCCCGGCGACGACGCCACGCACACGGCAATGGCCAAAACAGTAGGCTTGCCCCTGGGTATGGCCGTGCGCCGCCTTACCCGTGGTCTGGTGCCCCAGCGTGGTGTGGTTATCCCAACGCACGCCGACTTATACGAGCCGATTTTGGCTGAACTAGAGGCTGAGTACGGAATTCAATTTCAGGAAGAAGAAAGCGAGCTTCCGGATTAA